Proteins encoded by one window of Pecten maximus chromosome 15, xPecMax1.1, whole genome shotgun sequence:
- the LOC117343145 gene encoding uncharacterized protein LOC117343145 — MEAWNTNNDPKVIAGYYIRSVQNKDGCPERLRADAGTENGYVRQMQSFLREDHVDRFAGVRSFMYGRSTANQKIESFWCIFRKEVTAFWMDLFKQLQDDNYFIGDFLDKNLIQFCLMDLIQADIDSTITVWNCHRIRPSKMTALPCGRPALMYSIPELYGVEDGLKAVEQDKLEICESECRMKDDIPCDKDVFDLCNLLVNENEWNIPVDPYEMCDLYIQLRNQIKNSI, encoded by the exons ATGGAAGCGTGGAATACAAACAACGACCCAAAGGTCATTGCTGGTTATTACATCAGATCAGTTCAAAATAAAGATGGATGTCCAGAGCGATTAAGAGCAGATGCTGGAACTGAGAACGGTTACGTTAGACAAATGCAGTCGTTTTTACGTGAAGATCATGTTGATCGCTTTGCTGGAGTACGCAGTTTTATGTATGGACGAAGTACCGCAAACCAAAAGATAGAAAGTTTTTGGTGTATATTTCGCAAAGAAGTAACAGCATTTTGGATGGATTTGTTCAAACAGCTTCAGGACGATAACTACTTCATTGGCGATTTCTTAGACAAGAATTTAATTCAATTCTGCTTGATGGATTTAATACAG GCCGATATTGATTCCACAATTACTGTATGGAACTGTCATCGAATTCGACCGTCAAAGATGACAGCGTTACCATGTGGACGTCCAGCCTTGATGTATTCTATCCCGGAATTGTATGGAGTTGAAGACGGTTTAAAGGCAGTTGAACAGGACAAATTAGAAATCTGCGAATCAGAATGTCGAATGAAAGATGATATTCCTTGTGACAAGGATGTGTTTGACCTATGCAATCTACTTGTGAATGAGAATGAGTGGAACATCCCTGTCGATCCCTATGAAATGTGTGATTTATACATACAATTAAGAAATCAGATCAAGAATAGTATCTAG
- the LOC117343635 gene encoding EF-hand calcium-binding domain-containing protein 1-like, which translates to MESLKAKARNRSKFVAELHRKSHFSIPEVERLLKMHEKISSDSHGKSDITKMERQRFTDVLYAEFRMTDDVLIDRIFRAFDVDADSYISAEEWVLGLSIFLRGSVEEQIKYTFKVYDQNADGFISREEMFQFLKNSLVHIQIEEDPDEGIKDMIEIILKKADHDHDSKLSMKDFEETLLDETLMLELLGPCLPSREAKARFLSSIACDRK; encoded by the exons atgGAGAGTCTAAAAGCAAAAGCAAGGAATAGATCGAAATTTGTCGCAGAACTACACCGAAAGAGCCACT TTTCAATCCCAGAAGTTGAACGTTTACTAAAAATGCATGAGAAAATATCTTCAGATTCTCATGGAAAATCGGACATAACAAAAATGGAAAGACAAAGATTTACAGATGTTCTTTATGCAGAATTTAGAATGACAGACGATGTCTTGATAGATCGAA tTTTTCGAGCTTTTGATGTTGATGCTGATAGCTATATTAGTGCAGAAGAATGGGTTCTTGGTCTCTCCATATTTCTGAGGGGTTCTGTAGAGGAGCAGATTAAAT ACACATTCAAAGTGTATGATCAGAATGCAGACGGCTTCATATCAAGAGAAGAAATGTTCCAGTTTCTCAAGAACTCCTTAGTACAT ATACAAATAGAAGAGGATCCCGATGAAGGAATTAAAGATATGATAGAAATTATCCTGAAAAAAGCG GATCATGACCATGACTCAAAGCTTTCAATGAAGGACTTTGAAGAAACTCTCCTAGATGAAACTTTGATGCTTGAGCTGTTAGGGCCATGCCTACCATCACGAGAG GCCAAGGCAAGGTTTCTCTCCTCAATTGCATGCGACAGGAAATAG